One Bartonella tribocorum CIP 105476 genomic window carries:
- a CDS encoding NADH:ubiquinone oxidoreductase subunit NDUFA12, which translates to MARFLKQIFTWWSGNTIGTRFFTWRKGKRIGEDQFGNIYYEGGLHKDGYPHRWVIYKDYSEASTIPPGWHGWIHHRFECPPTQEDYHPYEWEKPHVANMTGTSKAYRPKGAIPYNDEPPCVHEDYDAWSPKK; encoded by the coding sequence ATGGCGCGTTTTTTAAAGCAAATCTTTACTTGGTGGAGTGGTAATACTATCGGTACACGTTTTTTTACATGGCGCAAAGGTAAGCGAATAGGGGAAGATCAATTTGGAAATATATATTATGAGGGGGGGCTTCATAAGGATGGTTATCCGCACCGTTGGGTTATTTATAAAGATTATTCTGAAGCATCTACTATTCCACCAGGTTGGCATGGCTGGATTCATCATCGTTTTGAGTGTCCACCAACCCAGGAAGATTATCATCCCTATGAATGGGAAAAGCCTCATGTCGCAAATATGACAGGAACAAGTAAGGCTTATCGACCAAAGGGGGCTATTCCTTACAATGATGAGCCTCCTTGTGTGCATGAAGATTATGATGCGTGGTCACCTAAAAAATAA
- a CDS encoding DUF2155 domain-containing protein, which translates to MVRFFLLLRIHIFLIGILVFLSLNSGGRAERISNGIAVFAGLDKITGRTTRFEVSLGEVYQYGALQVTPRACYTSSKDEPTRTTGFVEVNEVTLDKKIRRIFTGWMFADSPGLNAVEHPIYDVWLKDCKQNSQNLPLQ; encoded by the coding sequence ATGGTGAGGTTTTTTTTATTGTTAAGGATACATATTTTTTTAATAGGAATTTTAGTGTTTTTATCCTTAAATAGTGGGGGGCGGGCAGAGCGTATTAGCAATGGAATTGCTGTTTTTGCAGGTCTTGATAAAATTACGGGGCGGACGACACGTTTTGAGGTTTCTCTTGGTGAAGTTTATCAGTACGGTGCATTACAGGTAACACCCCGTGCTTGTTATACGAGCTCTAAAGATGAACCAACGCGTACAACAGGTTTTGTTGAAGTCAACGAAGTAACATTAGATAAAAAAATACGGCGTATTTTTACAGGATGGATGTTTGCAGATAGTCCTGGTTTGAACGCTGTTGAGCATCCTATTTATGATGTGTGGTTAAAAGATTGCAAGCAGAATTCTCAAAATCTACCTCTTCAGTAA
- a CDS encoding rhomboid family intramembrane serine protease has product MKVSRHQYKNISQMPRQPKEPLLNVPLIIVVLIAFCFCLYCIPQYFFSHQLYIKSLEFFSFTPALFKTDPIAFFYTMVSYSFMHGSFKHVALNMIWLLVFGSPLVRHFGVLCFLVFWVLTAIISVLTYFTFHQESIISLVGASGSVSGMMGAIARYGFPSSYLGVNAQNEKPLGTLLSIKKALCSKAVLIYISVWLAADFIIGISSVLFEENGLSIAWEAHIGGFLAGFLLVGFFDVSQKIKN; this is encoded by the coding sequence ATGAAAGTTTCTCGTCATCAATATAAGAATATTTCGCAAATGCCGAGACAACCTAAAGAACCTTTATTGAATGTTCCACTTATCATTGTTGTTTTGATCGCATTTTGTTTTTGTCTTTATTGCATTCCGCAGTATTTTTTTTCTCATCAGCTTTATATTAAAAGCCTTGAGTTTTTTTCATTTACACCAGCATTGTTTAAGACGGATCCTATTGCATTTTTTTATACCATGGTGAGTTATTCATTTATGCATGGTAGTTTTAAACATGTTGCTCTTAATATGATTTGGCTTTTGGTTTTTGGCTCTCCTTTAGTAAGACATTTTGGTGTTTTATGTTTTTTAGTTTTTTGGGTGTTAACGGCAATTATTTCTGTTTTGACTTATTTTACATTTCATCAAGAAAGTATCATATCACTTGTTGGGGCATCAGGTTCCGTATCTGGAATGATGGGAGCTATTGCACGTTACGGTTTTCCTAGCAGCTATTTAGGTGTCAATGCGCAGAACGAAAAACCTTTGGGGACTTTATTATCCATCAAAAAAGCCCTTTGTTCCAAGGCCGTACTTATTTATATAAGTGTATGGCTGGCGGCTGATTTTATCATAGGTATTTCTTCCGTTCTGTTTGAAGAAAATGGTCTCTCAATAGCATGGGAAGCGCATATTGGTGGGTTTTTAGCGGGTTTTTTGTTGGTTGGCTTTTTTGATGTTTCACAAAAAATTAAAAACTAG
- a CDS encoding TrmH family RNA methyltransferase encodes MKEKTSQNSHYARLRRRYRDTKASSSRSSKNMKKKTASLQQGIIHLYGIHSVQAALKNPKRIFKCLYVTQNALKRLNMSESDYPCPVTLCTPKYLDSLVGSEAVHQGIVLETSPLKPCKLSELTNTDLVIVMDQITDPHNVGAIMRSAVAFKAKALITTCRHSPHESGVLAKAASGALEMIHYITVRNLAETLQEIHQTGFTSFGLDSEGDQPLETTLTGSKIALVLGAEGKGLRKKTRETVCALARLDMPGNIKSLNVSNAATIALYVAHKYLRF; translated from the coding sequence ATGAAAGAAAAAACATCACAAAATTCTCATTATGCTCGTTTACGTCGCCGGTATCGCGATACAAAAGCTTCCTCCTCTCGATCTTCTAAAAACATGAAGAAGAAAACCGCTTCTTTACAGCAAGGGATAATCCATCTTTATGGCATTCATTCCGTTCAGGCTGCTTTAAAAAACCCAAAAAGAATTTTTAAATGTCTTTACGTTACACAAAATGCCTTAAAACGATTAAATATGTCCGAATCAGATTATCCTTGCCCTGTTACATTATGCACCCCCAAATATCTTGATTCGCTGGTTGGAAGTGAGGCAGTTCATCAAGGAATTGTTTTGGAAACTTCTCCTCTCAAACCATGCAAACTATCGGAACTCACCAATACTGATCTGGTCATTGTCATGGATCAAATTACTGATCCACATAATGTTGGTGCTATTATGCGCTCTGCCGTTGCATTTAAAGCTAAGGCACTTATTACCACTTGCCGTCACTCGCCCCACGAAAGTGGCGTTCTTGCGAAAGCAGCATCAGGAGCTCTGGAAATGATTCATTATATTACCGTACGAAACCTCGCTGAAACTCTTCAAGAAATCCACCAAACAGGTTTTACAAGCTTTGGACTCGATTCAGAAGGGGATCAACCTCTAGAAACAACATTAACAGGGAGTAAAATTGCTCTTGTTTTAGGAGCAGAAGGTAAAGGCTTACGAAAAAAAACACGTGAAACCGTTTGCGCTCTAGCACGCCTTGACATGCCTGGAAATATTAAATCATTAAATGTTTCAAACGCAGCAACAATAGCGCTTTATGTGGCGCATAAATATCTTAGATTCTAG
- the tuf gene encoding elongation factor Tu yields the protein MAKSKFERTKPHVNIGTIGHVDHGKTSLTAAITKFFGEFKAYDQIDAAPEERARGITISTAHVEYETENRHYAHVDCPGHADYVKNMITGAAQMDGAILVVSAADGPMPQTREHILLARQVGVPAIVVFLNKVDQVDDSELLDLVELEVRELLSKYDFPGDDVPIVKGSALAALEDKDKSIGEDAVRLLMSEVDKYIPTPERPVDQPFLMPIEDVFSISGRGTVVTGRVERGVIKVGEEIEIIGIRPTSKTTVTGVEMFRKLLDQGQAGDNIGALLRGVDREGIERGQVLAKPGSVTPHTRFKAEAYILTKDEGGRHTPFFTNYRPQFYFRTTDVTGIVTLPEGTEMVMPGDNVAMDVSLIVPIAMEEKLRFAIREGGRTVGAGIVSKIIE from the coding sequence ATGGCGAAGAGCAAATTTGAACGTACAAAACCGCATGTTAATATAGGTACGATTGGTCACGTTGATCATGGAAAGACTTCGTTGACAGCAGCGATTACGAAATTTTTTGGTGAGTTTAAAGCATATGATCAAATTGATGCAGCACCAGAAGAGCGTGCACGTGGGATTACCATTTCTACAGCCCACGTTGAGTATGAAACGGAAAATCGTCACTATGCCCACGTTGATTGTCCAGGACACGCCGATTATGTGAAAAACATGATCACTGGAGCCGCGCAGATGGATGGTGCCATTCTGGTTGTTTCTGCGGCTGATGGTCCAATGCCTCAGACACGTGAGCATATTTTGCTTGCTCGTCAGGTTGGTGTTCCTGCGATCGTTGTTTTTCTTAATAAAGTTGATCAGGTTGATGATAGCGAACTTTTGGATCTTGTAGAGCTTGAGGTTCGGGAACTTTTATCCAAATATGATTTTCCAGGTGATGATGTGCCAATTGTTAAAGGTTCAGCGTTGGCTGCTCTTGAGGACAAGGATAAAAGCATTGGTGAAGATGCGGTTCGTCTGTTAATGAGTGAAGTTGATAAGTATATTCCAACCCCTGAGCGTCCTGTTGATCAGCCATTTTTGATGCCGATAGAAGATGTTTTTTCGATTTCAGGTCGTGGGACGGTTGTTACAGGTCGTGTTGAGCGTGGTGTTATTAAAGTTGGGGAAGAAATCGAGATTATCGGTATTCGTCCAACGTCTAAGACAACAGTCACGGGTGTTGAAATGTTCCGCAAGCTTTTAGATCAAGGGCAAGCGGGTGATAATATCGGTGCTCTTCTTCGTGGTGTTGATCGTGAAGGGATTGAGCGAGGTCAAGTATTGGCGAAGCCCGGATCTGTTACACCTCATACACGATTTAAGGCAGAGGCTTACATTTTGACGAAGGATGAAGGCGGTCGTCATACACCGTTTTTCACGAATTATCGTCCACAGTTTTACTTCCGTACGACGGATGTTACGGGTATTGTCACGCTTCCAGAAGGAACGGAGATGGTTATGCCAGGGGATAATGTTGCAATGGATGTGTCTCTGATTGTTCCAATAGCGATGGAAGAGAAACTTCGTTTTGCTATTCGTGAAGGTGGTCGTACTGTTGGTGCCGGTATCGTCTCTAAAATCATTGAATAA
- the secE gene encoding preprotein translocase subunit SecE produces the protein MASKTNPIAFLKQVYAETVKVKWPTRRETVISTIMVLLVTALASAFFFIVDQVMHFGVWRVIDLLKYLFG, from the coding sequence ATGGCATCTAAAACCAATCCAATTGCCTTTTTGAAGCAGGTTTATGCAGAAACAGTTAAAGTGAAGTGGCCTACGCGTCGCGAGACGGTTATTTCTACTATTATGGTTTTGTTGGTAACGGCGTTGGCTTCAGCTTTCTTTTTTATTGTGGATCAGGTTATGCATTTTGGTGTTTGGCGGGTTATTGATCTTCTGAAATATCTTTTTGGTTGA
- the nusG gene encoding transcription termination/antitermination protein NusG: MAARWYIVQAYSNFEKKVAEAIDKEAKQKGLDHLFEKIFVPTERVVEVRRGRKVDTERKFFPGYVLVRAELTDEVYHLIKNTPKVTGFLGSDARPVPISDREVDQILKQVQEGVESPKSSVLFEVGEQVRVADGPFVSFNGVVQEVEEERSRLKVEVLIFGRPTPVDLEFGQVEKL, encoded by the coding sequence GTGGCGGCTCGTTGGTATATTGTTCAGGCATATTCGAATTTTGAAAAGAAAGTAGCGGAAGCTATTGATAAGGAGGCGAAGCAAAAAGGACTTGATCATCTGTTTGAAAAGATTTTTGTTCCAACGGAACGTGTTGTAGAGGTTCGTCGTGGACGCAAAGTTGATACTGAACGAAAGTTTTTTCCTGGTTATGTTCTTGTTCGTGCTGAATTAACAGATGAGGTTTATCATCTTATTAAGAATACGCCTAAGGTGACAGGTTTTTTAGGGTCGGATGCCCGTCCTGTCCCCATTTCTGATCGAGAGGTTGATCAAATTCTCAAACAAGTTCAGGAAGGGGTTGAATCTCCAAAGTCTTCTGTGTTGTTTGAGGTTGGAGAACAAGTTCGCGTTGCTGATGGTCCTTTTGTTTCGTTTAATGGAGTTGTTCAAGAGGTTGAGGAAGAGCGCTCTCGTCTTAAGGTTGAAGTGCTCATTTTTGGGCGTCCTACGCCTGTTGATTTGGAATTTGGTCAGGTTGAGAAACTCTGA
- the rplK gene encoding 50S ribosomal protein L11 yields the protein MAKKSIGQLKLQVPAGAATPSPPIGPALGQRGINIMEFCKAFNAATQEMEKGAPIPVVITYYQDKSFTFSLKTPPVSFFLKKEAQLKSGSKEPGKVSVGSISRDKIRSIAESKMKDLNANDIEAAMRMVEGSARSMGLEVVG from the coding sequence ATGGCAAAGAAAAGTATAGGTCAGCTCAAGTTGCAGGTTCCTGCAGGGGCTGCTACTCCGTCTCCACCGATTGGTCCGGCTCTTGGACAACGTGGTATTAATATCATGGAATTTTGTAAGGCGTTTAATGCAGCGACACAAGAAATGGAAAAGGGGGCACCGATTCCAGTTGTTATTACGTATTACCAAGATAAGTCTTTCACATTTTCTCTCAAGACACCTCCTGTATCATTCTTTTTAAAGAAAGAAGCACAACTGAAATCTGGTTCAAAAGAGCCTGGTAAAGTGTCCGTAGGAAGTATCTCTCGCGATAAAATTCGTTCGATTGCGGAATCAAAGATGAAAGATCTTAATGCAAATGACATTGAGGCAGCAATGCGTATGGTTGAAGGTTCTGCGCGCTCGATGGGCTTGGAAGTGGTGGGCTAA
- the rplA gene encoding 50S ribosomal protein L1: MAKVAKRIKNIRKDVDFNQLYALNDAVSMVKERAVAKFDETIEISMNLGVDPRHADQMVRGVAHLPNGTGRNIRVAVFARGDKAEEAKAAGADIVGAEDLFESINGGVIDFDRCIATPDMMPLVGRLGKILGPRSLMPNPKVGTVTLDVAGAVKASKGGAVEFRVEKAGIVHAGIGKASFGVEKIVENIKAFASAVIKAKPQGAKGEYIKRVAVSSTMGVGVKVDPATVRSESV, from the coding sequence ATGGCAAAAGTAGCAAAGAGAATAAAAAATATCCGCAAAGATGTTGATTTTAATCAACTTTACGCTTTGAATGATGCCGTTTCAATGGTTAAGGAGCGTGCCGTAGCTAAGTTTGATGAAACAATTGAAATTTCAATGAACTTGGGTGTTGATCCTCGTCATGCTGATCAGATGGTTCGAGGTGTTGCGCATTTGCCTAATGGAACGGGGCGAAATATTCGTGTTGCCGTTTTTGCTCGTGGTGATAAGGCTGAGGAAGCTAAGGCAGCAGGAGCTGATATTGTGGGTGCTGAAGATTTGTTTGAAAGTATTAATGGGGGAGTGATTGACTTTGATCGTTGTATTGCAACACCAGACATGATGCCTCTTGTTGGTCGTCTTGGTAAGATTCTTGGTCCACGGAGTTTGATGCCAAATCCGAAAGTTGGTACTGTAACACTTGATGTTGCCGGTGCAGTCAAAGCTTCTAAAGGGGGAGCTGTCGAGTTTCGTGTTGAAAAAGCTGGTATTGTGCATGCTGGTATCGGGAAGGCTTCTTTTGGCGTTGAAAAAATCGTGGAAAATATTAAAGCCTTTGCAAGTGCAGTTATTAAAGCAAAACCGCAAGGTGCAAAGGGTGAGTATATTAAGCGCGTTGCTGTTTCTTCAACTATGGGAGTTGGTGTTAAAGTTGATCCAGCAACGGTTCGTTCAGAGTCAGTATAA
- the rplJ gene encoding 50S ribosomal protein L10, which yields MNRAEKREFVTWLNEAFQKSGSVVVAHYSGLTVSQMNDLRSKMGEAGGAVKVAKNRLAKIALQGTESESIAGLFTGQTLIAYSEDPITAPKVAVDFAKSNDKFVILGGSMGATSLTVDAVKSLASLPSLNELRAKLVGMISTPATRIAQVVNAPAGQVARVIGAYAQEDKAA from the coding sequence GTGAATAGAGCGGAAAAACGCGAATTTGTTACATGGCTTAACGAGGCTTTTCAAAAGTCTGGTTCTGTTGTTGTTGCACATTATTCCGGTCTGACAGTTTCACAGATGAACGATTTGCGTTCGAAAATGGGTGAAGCTGGCGGTGCCGTTAAAGTCGCCAAAAACCGTCTTGCTAAAATCGCTCTTCAGGGCACGGAATCTGAATCAATAGCGGGTTTGTTTACAGGACAAACCCTTATTGCTTATTCAGAAGATCCAATCACAGCACCAAAAGTTGCTGTTGATTTTGCAAAAAGCAATGACAAATTTGTCATCCTTGGCGGTTCAATGGGTGCAACAAGTTTAACTGTAGATGCTGTGAAGTCATTGGCTTCATTGCCTTCATTAAACGAGTTGCGGGCAAAACTTGTGGGTATGATTTCTACCCCTGCGACCCGTATTGCACAGGTTGTTAATGCACCTGCAGGTCAGGTTGCACGTGTCATTGGAGCATATGCTCAGGAGGATAAGGCGGCTTAA
- the rplL gene encoding 50S ribosomal protein L7/L12: protein MADLAKIVEDLSNLTLLEAAELSKLLEEKWGVSAAAPVAVAAVAGAAAPAAEEKTEFDVILVEGGAQKINVIKEVRALTGLGLKEAKDLVEGAPKPIKEGASKEEAEKIKSQLEAAGAKVELK from the coding sequence ATGGCTGATCTAGCGAAGATCGTAGAAGACCTTTCTAATCTAACCCTTTTGGAAGCTGCTGAGCTTTCTAAGTTACTTGAAGAAAAGTGGGGCGTTTCGGCTGCTGCTCCTGTCGCTGTTGCTGCTGTTGCTGGTGCTGCTGCTCCAGCTGCTGAAGAAAAAACAGAATTTGATGTTATTCTTGTTGAAGGTGGCGCACAAAAAATTAATGTTATTAAAGAAGTTCGTGCTCTTACGGGACTTGGTCTTAAAGAAGCAAAAGATCTGGTTGAAGGAGCACCTAAGCCTATTAAAGAAGGCGCTTCTAAAGAAGAGGCGGAAAAAATTAAATCTCAACTTGAAGCAGCTGGTGCTAAAGTTGAACTTAAATAA